The genomic DNA CACCAGAGTCCGGGGGTCACGGTCCCCCCACCAGTGTCCCCAACAATGTGCCTCCACTACACCCCACCTGGCGGCCCTCCATCCCCCCACTGCCTCCCTTCCTGAGGGCCCTGCGGGTGGTGTCTCGCCAGGAAGATGGGTGCCAGCAATGCCCGCTCCCCCAGGTCAGCCACTCCCCCTCTGGCCCACATGCTcggggcctggccctgccctatGGCTGGAACAGGAAAGTCCCACAGCAGGGTACCCACCACTGAGCGGACGACGGGGTGTCCCGAGGAACAACGTGGTGGCCTTCAGTTGTACTGCTAATTACTTTCACATTTCCAAGTAAACTCCTATTCCAATGCCATGTTATCTTGTTCACCATCACAAAATAATATGGGAATCTTACAATTTGTTTTACACAATTGCAAAACTCTTGTCATTGAACTGAATTAGTGCAAATACATGTGTGATTAATGTCATTTGCAAACTTAGATACTGAAGCTTATTAAGCCTTcttttaaatgagacaatatgtgaaaaattcctaaagaaaacagacatggaAGTCCATGTCAACATACACAACAGGAACCCAAAATGCTGCACACTGGCTTCCCCCAACTCGCCCGGCTCTCACTGCTTAGAAGGCTGACCGCTCCCTCTTCAAACTCAGAGTGAGGGATCAgccccccttcctgccccacgGGAGAAGCTGCTGGACATGGGACTGGCTGCTGCACTGGCTCAGGCTCCCTGCAGACACGGATGGGAAGAACCTGGGATCCATGCTATTGATCCTGAGCAGATGCTCCAGGACCTGCCACTTGCTGGTCTCCATGTAGGCCCGGGGACCCCACAGGAACTCGTAGCGGGCAGGGTCGCTGTGGGGCACCTGCCGGTACTCCAGGTAGCCCGTCTGCACCCACACTTTGGTGAGCAGCTCCCTGGGCTCCCCATAGATGCAGGACTCCCTCCCGGCACACACCCCCATGTTGCCGAGCATTCCCCACACCTCCTCCTCAGGGGCGCGGTCACCGAACAGGGTGATCACGCCCAGGACCGGCACCAGGAGGCCGGCCTTGGGCGTGGGCTGCCCGGCCCTCAGCACTGCATCCCAGGTGAGGCCCAGGGTGGGGACCAGGACGTAGGTGCGCTCGCGGGGGTCCACCTCCTTCACGTCCAAGCCAAACAGCAGCTGCATGCACTCGCAAGCGTGGCTGAAGACCACGGGGAAGTGGTCCCGATGCTCCCGGAGGACCGTACTCAGCATCTCCGCCTTGGAGGTCAGCTCCCCGGTACGAAACTTGAGGAGCAGAAACCCCACCAGGTCAGCCATCAGCACAACAAGTGCCTCGCGGGACAAGGGCTCGGCATAGGCGGAGAAGGAGGGGGCGCCAGGGGAGGCGGAGGACGAGGGGGATGCGGCCTCCTCCCCCGCAGCCCCCAGCAGCGGCGCCTCCACAGGACCCTGGGCCGGGACTGGGGCCTCAAGGTCGGCCTCAGGCTGGCGGAGCTCACTCATCTCGACCGGGGGCCTGATCACTGGGGTCGGTCCGCCCACGGGAGTGTGGGCAGGGGACCTCGTACCTGGGGTAGAGAGGAGGTGTGAGCAGCCTCGGCAGAGAAAGGCACCCTGGGCAGCTCTGACAAAGGCCACTTACAGGTCTCGTCTTAAGGGCTGCCCTCGGGCCTCACAGGGGCGCTCCTCCTGGGTGGCCTGTCCCCTGCCAGCCTGAAGAAGGAAGTGAGGGGGCTCCTCAGGGTGCAGCCAGCACGGCCCCAGGTTCTGGGGCTGTCAGGGGGGTGGGGTGACTTGGGTGTTGTGGGGTCCCCTCTGTTCTGGGAGGGGGAGCCCCTGGGTACACACTCAGGGCACACACCTCACCTTGATACCTGGCACCGCCTGGGCCTCCTCTGGTCTGTGCCCTGAGGACACGGTCCTCAGACCTGGGCCTTCGCCTCCCGGTTCCTGGAGCCCCTGTAAGAGGAATGGAGGGCGCACCTCTTGTGTACACTGTGGCACAGCCCTGTGCCCCTTGGTGCTGGCAGGAGGACTGGGCTTTACTCTGTGAGGTTCCCACTGTCCTGGCATTGGTGGCCCCCTCTGTGCTCACTCAGGGCagggcctccccttccccctggcAGGGCCTGGGCCCTCTGTCTGCTGTCTGAGTCAAAATTCTCAAACAAATTCCCTGCACTGACAAGAAGTGAGGGGCCCCGAATACTGGCCACACCTGCCCAGGGGCTAACAGGGGTCACAGGGGACAAAAAGGGGTGGCCAAACTCCGTGGGGTCCATCTGTGCTGGGACGATGGGTGGTCCGCTCAGTCTGCACCTTGACACCCTGCAGGGCTTGGGACAGCTCCCTCTGCTGACTATGACCAATCTCCTTCAGCCAAGGCCTCACCTCCATAAGACACCAGGAGAGGATGTGACGGGGAGTCAATGCTCCCACCTATTCTGGGACACCCATGGGTGACAAAAGGGGCAGGGCCGGCTGGGCTCCAAGTACTCTGTGTGAGGAGGGGTCTCCCCAGTCTTTTCCATGACCCTTGCCGGGGCCTGAGGCCAGACCCCCAGAGCATGGTTTCCTCCTTCCTGAGCCCACCCATCTGGAAATGaggagggggcagtgagacaGGTCCTGCCCGAGGTTTCCAGGGCTGACAGTTGGGTCAGGCCAGATGTCTGTGGGCCCTCATTTGTTCCGGGGATTGGGCTCCCCCCAGTCCTCTCTCGGGGTCCACACCTTGACCCCTGGCAGGTCCTGGGACTCCATCCTCCGCTGCCCTGATGTTTCCCCTCAGACCAAGGTCCTCGCATCCCTAGACGCCTCCATCCCCAACCACGTGGCAGAGGTGAGAGCCTGCAACGTCCAGTCAGCCCTGCCCGGGACCTCCCAGGGCTGACAGCATGGGCGAGCTCCTCTGAGGTCCCCTCTATTCTGGGGTCCAGGGTCCCCTCAGTCCTGCCTCAGGGTCCTCACCCTGACCCCCGGCAGGACCTGGGATTCTCCCCTCTGCCCACCTGAGGCCCCGTCCCTCATACCGGGGCGCCACTCTTTCTGGGACCCGGATGTCAGGAAGTGCTGCAAGGGGTCCTCCTGCCCTATGACCTCCCAGGCCTACCCTGATCTGGGGCCCAGGGTCCCCTCTGTCCTCCCTCAGGGGCCTCACATTGACTCCCAGCAGGACCTGTGATTCTCCCCTCCACCCACCTTAGGCCCCCCCCCTTATACCAGGTCCCCAGTGTCTCTGAGACCCAGATGCGGAAGTCAAAACTCCTTGCCAAGTGCTCATTCCGTCCCGGGACCGCCCAGGGCTGATGGCAGGGGCAGGGATCTGTCGGGTCCCCTCTGTCTTCCTTCAGAGTCCTCAGCTGGATCTCTGGCAGGTCTTGGACGCCCCCCTGTGTTGATCCGAGGCCGGACCCTCACACCAAGGCTTTCACTGTCCTGAGACCCCCAGGGGGAATCTATGGACAACACATCAGGCCCCcaagcccagggcttcccaggGCTGAGATGATCCCACGGGGGTCCCTCAGCCCTCCGTTGGCTACTCACCTTCCCTCCCAGATGGTAGGGCCCATCCCCCGCCCACCTGACTTTGGTCCCCTGAGACCCAGGCCCTCCCCAGCCAGGACCCCTGAGAGGGAAGCGGGGGTCGGGGGTGGCGCTTATTCCCACAGCCCAGCCAGCGGTCTCTCAGGGCTGACAGCAGGGCCAACCTGGATGCCTTGCGGCCTCCGAGTCCCCCTCACGGTTGTACCTTGACTCCTGGTGGGGCTGGGCTCCTTCCCTCTGCCGACCTGGCCCCGGCCTCCCTGACCCAggcccttccctgcccctcccagggggATCAGTGCAGTCCCATCTGGACAGCatgccggggtgggggggctcccAGGGCTGTCGGGAGGGCTGCAGATGCATCCCCCTGGGGCCCTCAGTCCTCCTCTGGTCCTCACCTCGACTCCAGGCAGCACCtgggcccctccctctgcccacctgAGACTGTGCCCCTCAGACCGAGCCTCTGAACCCCCGAGATCCCTGAGGAGTTGGGGGCGGCGGAGGGGGATGGGCAGCCTGATAGCCCGGCCCGGGGTGCCCCAGGAGTCCCAGTACGGGTGGAGTTGCATGCTGGGGGACCCTCTGTTCCGGGCCTGCTGGACCCCTCCATCCTCACTCAGGAGGGTCCTCCTCAACCCCTGAGAGAAAGGCTGCAGTCCCAGCACAGATGCTGGAAGGGGGGCTGCCGTGCCCATGACCGTGGGGGGAGCACAGAGAACCGCACACCTTCCCCTCGGGGCTCCTCACCAGCCAGCAGACTTTGGAAACCTGTTGTTTCACAAGGTTTCTTTTCTACACGGAAGAGGCTGCGTGGTGGGATTTGGGGAAGTCCTGTTGTTTTCAGGTTGTCTAACTTTACATTGTccattgaaatgatttttttttctgaaccctCTTTTCTAGTAAATAGTACATTTTATATCTCTACCAAGTGTACttttagaatatatatgtatatatgtaatatacatatatacacatatatatgtatatatataatttcatgaaAGAATACCTACCCTTACTCTCTGTGGTTCACTCGTTATTCTATTGTCTGGTTGTGTGATGGGGTAGAGTGTTTTCTGCTCATTGGAAAGGAAGGTGGGTGTCTCACTTCCTTAGCAAAGCATTCATGTATTCCTCTATGGAGATAGTGTCAGGATGGGGACTGTCCTGGATCCCTGGCATACACCAAACTACAACCATAGTAACAAGGTGGTCTTTGGGTAGGTGCAAAATTGTATCCTGAAAGAGGTAGACCAACATTAACAATAGAAAGATGTGTTTGTCTTGTGGTGATGTAGATATGCCACTCAGATCTCCAGCAAGAGAACCTATTGTAGGGGGCAGAGTTGCTTGCCAGCCCCAGTTGAGTTTGCAATGAGGTCACACTTCCCCCTTGGGCTGCTCTCATCCAGTGATTCAGCATGGCAGGGATAGTAGTGTTGGCTTGTTCCAGCCTGAGCAGGACCAGAGGGTTCAAATAATTATATGAGCAGATAGCTCAGATCCCCATATCACCCACTACAGTTGCACCAGCACCCCTTTCCCAGCTTGCACCTATGACCATATAGAGTTTCTTTAGGCCCTGGCTGGTTTAAGCATGGGCTGGTGCAGTATGTGGGTACAAGTTGAAAATGGATAGTGCTATTGAAAGACAGCAGGGATGGAAAATCTTCCTAATAGGCAGAGATTTAAGCAGTGCACCTGGCCTGGGGTGAAAATGGGCTGGCTCCTTGGTTGGGGCTGGGAAAGAAGAGGATTCGAAGAGGCCCCCTAATGAACAGGGTCTTGCCTAAAGGCACACAGAGAATTCCAGACAGAAGGGAGGGCTGGGGTCCACTATTTCCAATAAATTTTTAACCTCCATCCCTCATGTGATATTAAAGGGAGACTCTCTAAGAAGATGATTTGTAATTGAAATTGAGAGATTTACAGTCAAGGATGCAGAACTGCATTCTACTGTAGCAACTCTTAGCCTGGCCATTGGCAGAGTTTATGTTCAAATTATGGCCCTTGCTCAC from Lagenorhynchus albirostris chromosome X, mLagAlb1.1, whole genome shotgun sequence includes the following:
- the LOC132514020 gene encoding melanoma-associated antigen 8-like, with translation MSELRQPEADLEAPVPAQGPVEAPLLGAAGEEAASPSSSASPGAPSFSAYAEPLSREALVVLMADLVGFLLLKFRTGELTSKAEMLSTVLREHRDHFPVVFSHACECMQLLFGLDVKEVDPRERTYVLVPTLGLTWDAVLRAGQPTPKAGLLVPVLGVITLFGDRAPEEEVWGMLGNMGVCAGRESCIYGEPRELLTKVWVQTGYLEYRQVPHSDPARYEFLWGPRAYMETSKWQVLEHLLRINSMDPRFFPSVSAGSLSQCSSQSHVQQLLPWGRKGG